In Symmachiella dynata, the following are encoded in one genomic region:
- a CDS encoding IS3 family transposase: MSERRACHVVKQPRSSQRYVAQPRDDEHGLLKRMLQLVGRRSRFGYRRIAHLLRREGWRASDTRVYRLWRREGLKVPQKKRKKRRLGTTANGCHRRKAASQNDVWAWDFVFDRTASGSPLKWLSIVDEHTRECLALKVDRSITSEDVIDTLAELFAMRGVPRHVRSDNGPEFVAQALRSWLGQLGVEALYIAPGSPWENGFAESFHSRFRDEFLATEEFESLRAARQLTTVWREDYNEHRPHSSLGYLTPAEFGQRLTSARTRQTGSAPPTIAAPSAPPATQAEATAKANGAHEASDEKQDVLYLTRSS, translated from the coding sequence GTGTCGGAGCGGCGAGCGTGCCACGTGGTGAAGCAGCCTCGTAGCAGCCAACGCTATGTGGCGCAACCGCGCGACGATGAGCATGGTTTGCTCAAGCGGATGCTGCAGTTGGTAGGCCGTCGTTCGCGGTTCGGTTATCGCCGCATCGCCCATTTGCTGCGTCGCGAAGGTTGGCGGGCGAGCGACACGCGGGTCTATCGGCTGTGGCGTCGAGAAGGGCTGAAAGTGCCGCAGAAGAAGCGTAAGAAACGCCGTCTGGGAACGACTGCCAATGGCTGTCACCGGCGAAAAGCGGCGTCCCAGAACGATGTGTGGGCGTGGGATTTTGTGTTCGATCGCACGGCGAGCGGCAGTCCGCTGAAGTGGTTGTCGATCGTCGACGAACACACCCGGGAGTGTTTGGCTTTGAAAGTGGATCGCAGCATTACAAGTGAAGATGTGATCGACACGCTGGCGGAATTGTTCGCCATGCGGGGCGTGCCGCGTCATGTTCGCAGCGACAATGGTCCGGAGTTTGTGGCGCAGGCGCTTCGGAGTTGGTTAGGACAGTTGGGCGTGGAGGCGTTGTACATCGCGCCGGGCAGTCCGTGGGAGAATGGTTTTGCGGAAAGCTTTCACAGCCGGTTTCGTGATGAGTTTTTAGCGACCGAGGAGTTTGAAAGTTTGCGAGCGGCACGACAGCTGACAACAGTTTGGCGTGAAGATTACAACGAGCATCGGCCACACAGTTCACTGGGATATTTGACGCCGGCGGAGTTTGGGCAGAGGTTGACCTCAGCTCGAACTCGACAAACGGGGTCCGCCCCGCCCACCATCGCCGCCCCCTCGGCCCCTCCCGCTACGCAGGCCGAGGCGACAGCGAAGGCGAACGGGGCTCACGAAGCTTCCGATGAAAAACAGGACGTGCTTTACCTAACCCGATCTTCATAA
- a CDS encoding transposase, producing MTKRRRRHSPQQIVKKLRDADAMLNAGQDEAVVLQALEVSQATLDRWRKQYGGMKSEEAMRLKALEDENRRLKEIVADQTLDIKMLKHLAEGNW from the coding sequence ATGACGAAACGACGCAGGCGGCATTCGCCGCAGCAGATTGTGAAGAAGTTGCGTGACGCCGATGCGATGCTCAATGCCGGGCAAGACGAAGCGGTCGTGCTGCAGGCGCTGGAAGTCAGCCAAGCGACATTGGACCGTTGGCGGAAACAGTACGGCGGGATGAAGTCGGAGGAGGCGATGCGACTCAAGGCCTTGGAAGATGAGAACCGGCGGCTGAAGGAAATCGTGGCGGACCAGACGTTGGACATCAAGATGTTGAAACACCTTGCGGAGGGAAACTGGTAA
- a CDS encoding DUF6454 family protein, with translation MAMQNCWSVTPAAAQSLLLEYKAAEALPNFDIDGKPARIHTQGLFVTQRHYYVTGRLETQPRRALLLRFDRKNLETVEFVEITPPQKSPDDALRLDHPGGFDFDGQDFWIPISASRPHSRTVVLRFPHQPDKPLSTTVSKVAFTCDDHIGAIACDSMSRELYGANWDTKLVYRWRTDGTVVETIPRQELISDDKTWALAVQDWKGIGKQRVLAGGVDKNRDREPATSPALVAIVDIRQRSKIASARVPRPKGTEQTLTREGLAVLGDQLFFLPGDLGQDARIFRYQWKIAAE, from the coding sequence ATGGCGATGCAGAACTGTTGGTCTGTCACCCCCGCCGCAGCGCAATCTCTGCTGCTGGAGTATAAAGCCGCCGAGGCGTTGCCGAATTTTGACATCGATGGAAAGCCGGCGCGGATTCATACGCAAGGCTTGTTTGTCACACAGCGGCACTACTACGTCACTGGTCGTTTGGAGACACAACCGCGCCGCGCATTGCTGTTGCGATTTGATCGCAAGAATCTAGAAACAGTCGAATTCGTCGAGATTACCCCTCCGCAAAAGAGTCCGGACGATGCATTGCGTTTGGATCATCCCGGCGGCTTTGATTTCGACGGTCAGGATTTTTGGATCCCCATCTCCGCCAGTCGGCCCCATAGCCGCACTGTTGTGCTGAGATTCCCCCATCAACCGGACAAACCATTATCCACTACCGTGAGCAAAGTGGCCTTCACCTGCGATGATCACATTGGGGCCATCGCCTGTGATTCGATGTCCCGCGAATTGTACGGAGCCAATTGGGATACGAAGCTCGTCTATCGTTGGCGGACGGATGGGACGGTAGTGGAAACCATTCCCCGCCAAGAACTAATCAGCGACGACAAAACTTGGGCTCTGGCAGTCCAAGACTGGAAAGGAATTGGCAAGCAACGAGTCCTTGCCGGTGGGGTCGACAAAAATCGCGACCGCGAACCAGCGACATCCCCCGCGCTGGTGGCCATTGTGGACATTCGCCAACGATCAAAAATTGCTTCTGCCCGCGTGCCGCGTCCAAAGGGGACCGAACAGACCCTCACCCGCGAGGGACTAGCCGTATTGGGTGACCAGCTATTCTTCCTGCCCGGCGATTTGGGACAGGATGCTCGCATATTTCGCTACCAGTGGAAGATCGCTGCGGAATGA
- a CDS encoding PEP-CTERM sorting domain-containing protein: MIKKVMRSRWLVAGMVMAVSTCLVSKAQAGSFTDFESFALGSVNGQGGWSATNANIDQGVVDDGTGNQVWRISNAVTGSSFGDMPFAPRPGGIPSLPLDPTNSMPNEFAGEGSTGATYNRYFTEFDFQSATGAAQAGLSITLSPDNGSGGRQGFVDIEDTGSSLEIITYDVDSSGNFVGPTTISTGLSYTDWHTLGIEVLFMDGVENDVVNYYVNNSLVYSGTSWEQFYAIHQPALQPLGVPVQTTLFRVSGTAATGTLGGGLYIDNVLTEVNNVNAVPEPSSMVLLGIGMVGLAGYGMRRRKQRQAAA; the protein is encoded by the coding sequence ATGATTAAAAAAGTTATGCGTTCACGATGGCTCGTTGCCGGAATGGTAATGGCCGTGTCGACTTGCCTTGTATCCAAGGCACAGGCTGGTAGCTTCACCGATTTTGAATCGTTTGCACTGGGAAGTGTGAACGGGCAAGGTGGATGGAGCGCGACAAACGCCAACATCGACCAAGGAGTCGTTGATGATGGCACTGGGAATCAGGTTTGGCGGATTTCCAATGCAGTGACTGGAAGCTCGTTTGGTGATATGCCTTTTGCGCCGCGGCCTGGGGGAATTCCCTCACTTCCGTTGGATCCCACCAATTCCATGCCGAATGAATTCGCGGGCGAAGGTTCCACCGGCGCGACCTATAACCGCTACTTTACGGAATTCGACTTCCAATCAGCGACTGGTGCCGCTCAAGCTGGTTTGAGCATTACGCTGAGCCCCGACAATGGTTCCGGTGGCCGTCAAGGATTTGTTGATATCGAAGATACTGGGTCTTCGCTGGAGATCATTACCTATGACGTGGATTCCTCAGGTAATTTCGTCGGACCGACGACAATTTCGACGGGCCTTAGCTATACCGATTGGCACACGCTGGGAATAGAAGTGCTGTTCATGGATGGTGTGGAAAACGATGTTGTTAACTATTACGTGAATAACAGTCTTGTTTATTCTGGAACGAGTTGGGAGCAATTTTATGCCATCCACCAACCGGCCCTGCAGCCATTGGGTGTTCCCGTGCAAACGACACTGTTTCGAGTTTCTGGGACTGCTGCTACCGGTACCCTGGGCGGAGGACTGTACATTGATAACGTATTGACCGAAGTCAATAACGTGAATGCCGTTCCCGAACCCTCCAGCATGGTGCTGCTCGGCATCGGCATGGTCGGATTGGCCGGTTATGGCATGCGTCGCCGCAAGCAACGTCAAGCGGCTGCCTGA
- a CDS encoding FliM/FliN family flagellar motor switch protein, with product MADFSSTTVEGIVSICCENSAAIAESLNQCFDTKQTLTIGEPADWSSDDAPSELAGPGLLVCCRVGDQSLVCAIPASLPLPEWYTEPGDSQRARLETLAMEWSMNLLPPDIECEEFTTTAHDNLLTAMTQPGPAESATMLPVSVDEDQSRLWIVWPLPAAVTASASAEPSREKVAETAVEAPVAASTNTPGAPPPVDPLARIRGINVPVIVKLAERRIEIDELLHLCPGTIVSFDKPCEDLLELMVSNQMYARGEAVKIGEKFGIKISEVGYVPRREPRILS from the coding sequence ATGGCCGATTTCTCATCGACCACCGTTGAGGGGATTGTCAGCATTTGCTGCGAAAATAGTGCCGCAATTGCCGAGTCGCTCAATCAATGCTTTGACACCAAGCAGACATTAACCATCGGCGAGCCCGCCGATTGGTCCAGCGACGATGCCCCCTCCGAACTTGCCGGTCCGGGATTGCTGGTTTGTTGCCGCGTCGGCGATCAGTCGTTGGTGTGCGCCATCCCTGCATCTTTGCCGCTTCCCGAGTGGTATACCGAACCGGGAGACAGCCAGCGTGCGCGATTGGAAACATTGGCCATGGAATGGTCGATGAATCTACTGCCGCCCGATATCGAATGCGAAGAATTCACAACAACGGCACATGACAATCTACTGACGGCCATGACGCAGCCCGGTCCAGCGGAATCCGCGACGATGTTGCCGGTCAGTGTCGATGAGGATCAAAGTCGTCTATGGATCGTATGGCCGCTGCCCGCTGCCGTGACTGCATCGGCCAGTGCCGAACCATCCCGTGAAAAAGTGGCTGAAACCGCAGTCGAGGCACCCGTCGCGGCATCCACCAACACACCCGGGGCACCGCCGCCGGTCGATCCGTTGGCACGCATTCGTGGCATCAATGTTCCCGTGATCGTAAAGCTGGCTGAGCGGCGTATTGAAATCGATGAGCTATTGCATCTCTGTCCCGGAACCATCGTCTCGTTCGACAAACCGTGCGAGGACCTGTTGGAACTGATGGTGAGCAACCAGATGTATGCTCGCGGCGAAGCAGTCAAAATCGGTGAGAAATTCGGGATCAAGATCAGCGAAGTCGGCTACGTCCCCCGCCGAGAACCACGAATTTTGTCTTAA